TTTTCGGGCGGGCAGATTGCCGTTGTCGCCTCCGCGCGCATGACCAACGAGGAATTGTTCCTGGCCAAGCTGTGGATCGATGAACTGAAGGTTTCGCTTTATGACGTAGTGCCGAGGGCAGGGAAGGCCGACGGCTTCCTGCGTTCCGCCGACTTGAATCCCAATTCAAGCGGAGCCCGCCTGCTCGGTGTTTCCAAGGAGGGCAAGGATTTGCCCGCCATCCGGGATGCGGTGAAGTCGGGTGCGATCAAGGCCCTGATTGTTTTGCATGAGGATGCCGCTGAGATTGGATTGACGCCTGAGGACCTCAAAAAGCTGGACCTGATAGTGTTCGTCGGACTGATTCCGAATGCGACAACCCAGGCTGCGCATTTCATTCTCCCGGCTGCGGGTTTTGCGGAAAAGCGCGGATCGATGATCAACGTGAACGGACGCCTGCAGCGGCTCAATCCGGCGCATCAACCGCCCGGCGAGGCGTTGGAAGACTGGGAAATCCTGCGCGACCTGCGCAGCCAGACCACAGGTGGCAACGGAATTGGCTCGGTCGAGGATGTGTTTCACGCCATGGCGGGACAGATTTCGGTTTTGTCAGGCTTGTGCCTCGGTCGAATTGGAGATATGGGTGTGCCTCTGGATTTGGAAGCCAAAGCGCCCAAGCGCGAATCGAGTCCGGCCGGGGTTGCGGCTTCTTGAACGCCCGGGCGAGGGGAACTGATTTATGATAGACGGACCTACACTTGTTTTTATTCTGGCCTCGGCGCTTAAATGCGCCGTGGTGGTCGGGATCATGCTGGGCATGGTGGCCTACAGCGTGGTGGCCGAACGCCGCTTCAGCGCCTGGTTCCAGGACCGGATCGGGCCCAACCGCGTCGGCATGCTGCTCGGCGGCGTGCGAATCGGAAAATTCACGGTACCCAACTGGCGCCTGTGGGGTTTGGGCCAGCCCATCGTGGACGGCTTAAAATTCATCCTCAAAGAGGAAATCACGCCCGGCCATGTCAACAAGCCGTATTTCTTCCTGGCGCCCGTGCTGGCCATGGTTCCGGCCCTGATGACCGTCGCCGTCGTTCCCTTTGGCAGCATCATCGATCTCCGTCCGCTGGCGGCCTGGGTGGCCGTTTCATTCAAGCTGCCCTTGGATGCGGCGACTCTGAACGCATTTGCCATTCCCGCGGTGATCGCCGACCTCAATGTTGGGATTCTTTTTGTCTTTGCAATTGTCTCCATCAGCGTGTACGGCATCGTGCTTGCGGGCTGGTCGTCCAATTCCAAGTATTCGTTCCTGGGCGGCATCCGCTCTTCCGCGCAGATGATTTCCTATGAGATTTCAATGGGCCTGGCCGTGGTCCCGATCTTCCTGGTGATAGGCCAGTTGAACCTGGGCAAGATCGTGGAATACCAGGCGCAACACGGCTGGCTGGCGCTCGCGGTGTTTGCACCGAGAAGCCATTGGGGCGCTGAGACTGAGAGTCTCGTACTCTGGCCGTTCCTGGCGCTCTCCTTTATTATTTTCCTGATTGCTGCGTTTGCCGAAACCAACCGCCTGCCTTTCGACCTGGCGGAATGCGAGACTGAACTCGTCGGTGGGTATCACACCGAATATGGCGCGTTCAAGTTCGCCCTCTTTTTCCTCGGAGAATACGCCGCCATGTTGGTGACTTCCGCGATCATGGTGACTTTGTTCTTTGGTGGCTGGACCCTGCCGTTCCATCCCTGGCTCTACGACGTTTCTGTCGCGCCGTGGTGGTTTACTCCGGTGCATATTTTGGTGTTCCTGGGTAAAATGTTTTTCTTCATCTTTTTCTTCATCTGGGTGCGCTGGACGCTTCCGCGCTTCCGTTACGACCAGCTCATGGGTTTGGGTTGGAAATTCTTCATCCCCGTCGCGCTGGCCAACGTGCTCGTCACCGCCGGCATCGTCGCCTGGTTCCAGTTGAGATAAGTGCGAAGCAAAACGGATTTTAACGCAAAGCCGGAATGCGCCTGCGGCGCACGCAAAGAAAGGCTTAAAACTCAGCTTGAACTATCCCCCTGATAAGGGGGAAGACAAGGGGGTTTGTGTTTTCAGTGGACCGCGCTGAAAGTGCGGATCAAAACGCCAACGGCGTTTCGTCCTTCAGCCCAGGGTTTCACGCCGAAGCCTGCGCGGAGGCGGATACGCCCCATGCACCCGCGTCATTGCGAGAAGTCCGGCTTTGACAGACTCCTCTTCCGCCGCGGGAGGGTGAAATTTAAGGCTCGACGGGCTGGCGGATTCCTATTTTCATATACGTCTATGTCCAAGGCGGCCAAAGATATGTTGACCTTTGAATCCGCGCTTGGACGGCTGGAGGAAATTGTTGCGCAGATGGAGTCTGCGGAACTGCCTCTGGATAAAATTATCGACAAATACGAGGAAGGCATGAAGCTTCTCGGTTTTTGCGAGGAAAAATTGGAGGCGTCTGAAAAGAAAATCGAGCTGTTGACCCGGGACAAAGCCGGGAAACTACAGCGCGGGGAACTGGAAAGCGCGGAATCGCAACAGGGCGATTCACGTGGAGACGGTCCTTCTGAAACGTCCCTTTTTTAAATTAAACAGGTGGAATAGAGAGACACGAGGAACATTATGGCGCGTATTTTGGACACGATTGAAAGCCCGGCAGATGTGAAGAAACTTCCGCTCGAGGATCTTCCGATACTGGCGGAGGAAATTCGCGAGGAACTGATCACGGTTCTGAGCAAGAACGGCGGGCATCTGGGCCCCAATCTGGGCGTGGTGGAATTGACCATCGCCATGCATCGTGTTTTTGAAACGCCGAAGGACCACTTCGTTTTTGATGTCAGCCACCAGGCCTACGTTCACAAGCTGCTGACCGGCCGCCGTTCCAGGTTCCATACCGTCCGTCAGCCGGAGGGATTGAACGGGTTCATGCTGCGGACCGAAAGCGAGCATGACTGTTTTGGAGCGGGCCATGCCGGCACCGCCTTGTCCGCTGCGTTGGGCATGGCCAAGGCGCGCGACATGCGCGGAGGCGATGAGCATGTGGTGGCCCTGGCCGGGGATGCGGCCTTTACCTGCGGCGTTTCGTTTGAAGCCCTCAACAATATCGCCACCACAACCAAACGGATGATCGTGGTGTTGAACGACAACGAGTGGTCGATTGACAAGAATGTGGGCGCGATTGCGCATTATCTGAACAAAATCGTCACCAACGACAACTACTCGCATCTGCATGACAAGGCCGCCCGGTTTATTGAAATGATCGGCGGCAAGGGCGCGGTGAAGATTGCGCGGAGGGCGGAGGAAGCGATGAAGGGCTTTTTGCTGCCCAGCGTTATTTTTGAGGAATTGGGCCTGATCTATTATGGACCGATTGACGGGCACGACATCCCGACGCTGATCAACACCTTTGAATTTCTCAAAGTGCAGGAAACCCCTGTGATCGTGCATGTGCTTACGCAAAAGGGCAGGGGCTTTGAGCCGGCCATGCAAAAGCAGAAGGCCTTTCACGGCACCCCTGCCTTTGATCCGGAGACGGGTGAAACAAAATCCGGCGGACTGCCGACGTTTTCCCAGGTCTTTGCCGATACGCTGGCGAAGCTGGCGGAAACCAACCAGAAGCTGCTGGCCATCACAGCCGGCATGCCGAACGGTACTGCGCTGGACCGGTTCCAGCCGAAATTTCCGGACCGTTATTTTGATGTGGGCATCGCGGAGGAACATGCGGTTCTGTTTGCCGCGGGCATGGCGACCAAGGGTTTCAAGCCGGTCTGCGCCATTTACTCAACCTTCCTCCAGCGCGCCTATGACATGGTCATCCATGATGTCTGCCTGCAGAACCTGCCTGTTATATTCTGCATGGACCGCGGCGGGCTTTCGGGCGACGACGGTCCGACCCATCACGGTATTTTTGATATTTCGTATTTCCGCTGTGTGCCGAACGTGGTTCACATGTCGCCGAAGGACGAGGACGAATTTGCCGACATGCTGTTCACGGCCACGCAACATTCCGGCCCGATTGCGATTCGTTACCCGCGCGGGACCGGCACGGGGGTGAAGATCAAGGAGCAGCCGCAATTGATACCGATTGGCAAGGCCGAGGTGGTGAAGCATGGGCAGCAGGTGGCGATTATGTTTTATGGCCGGATGTCGAAAATGGCCGAGGAACTGGCCGCGCAACTCGAAGCCAAGGGTTATTCCGCCGCCATTATCAATGCCCGGTTTGCAAAGCCGATTGACACCGGCACGCTGGAATTTTTCGGGCGTTCCGCCGGCTTGATCATCACGCTGGAGGACCATGTCGTGGCGGGCGGTTTCGGCAGCGCGGTCTTGGAGGAAGTTTCCAACCTGGGCCTCTCGGTCCCGGTGGTGCGCGTGGGCTGGCCCGACGAGTTCATCCCGCACGGCAAGGAAGACGGCTTGCGCGAGGCTTACGGCCTGAGCGTTGCGGCCGCGTTGAGCAAAGCGGAACCCTGGCTGAAAAAAATCAAACCGCTGAAAAAAGCGGCGGCTGTCGCGTAATTGGCCCGCAAGCCTGGCCGGATATTTTTTGACAGTCTCTTAATATTATGAAGATCGTAGTTGCCTATTCCGGGGGTTTGGATACCTCCATTTTACTGACCTGGTTGAAAGAAACCTATAATGCCGAAGTGATCGCCTTTTGCGCCGATATCGGGCAGGAGGAGGAGTTGGACGGCCTTGACAAAAAGGCCATCAAGACCGGGGCGTCCAAGTGTTACATTGACGACCTGACGGAAGAATTTGCCCGGGATTTTATTTATCCGATGATTCGCGCCAGCGCTTTATATGAGAACCAGTATTTCCTGGGCACGAGCATCGCGCGCCCGCTGATTGCCAAACGGCAGGTGGAAATCGCCCGCAAGGAAAAGGCGGACGCGGTTGCGCACGGCGCCACGGGCAAGGGGAACGACCAGGTGCGCTTTGAGCTGACCTTTGCGGCGCTGGCGCCCGAGTTGAAAATCATCGCGCCCTGGCGGACCTGGAATTTCAAGGGCCGGACGGACCTGATCAATTACGCGAAAAAGCATGGCATCGAAGTGCCGGTGTCGGTGAAGAAACCCTATTCCATGGACCGCAACCTGCTGCACATCAGTTTTGAAAGCGGGATTCTGGAAGATCCCTGGAACGAGCCGCCCGCCGATATGTTCAAGCTTTCG
The nucleotide sequence above comes from Candidatus Methylacidiphilales bacterium. Encoded proteins:
- a CDS encoding argininosuccinate synthase, whose protein sequence is MKIVVAYSGGLDTSILLTWLKETYNAEVIAFCADIGQEEELDGLDKKAIKTGASKCYIDDLTEEFARDFIYPMIRASALYENQYFLGTSIARPLIAKRQVEIARKEKADAVAHGATGKGNDQVRFELTFAALAPELKIIAPWRTWNFKGRTDLINYAKKHGIEVPVSVKKPYSMDRNLLHISFESGILEDPWNEPPADMFKLSVSPEKAPNKPEYVELEFEKGDCVAVNGKRMTPANVLRTLNKLGGKHGIGRVDLVENRFVGMKSRGVYETPGGSILHFGHRQIETLTMDREVMHLRDGLIPKYSELVYYGFWFAPEREFLQAAIDQSQEHVCGTVRLKLYKGNIITAGRKSPQSLYNPQIATMEADQGAYNQGDATGFINLNGLRLRSWARRSGGKGKKG
- the xseB gene encoding exodeoxyribonuclease VII small subunit encodes the protein MSKAAKDMLTFESALGRLEEIVAQMESAELPLDKIIDKYEEGMKLLGFCEEKLEASEKKIELLTRDKAGKLQRGELESAESQQGDSRGDGPSETSLF
- the dxs gene encoding 1-deoxy-D-xylulose-5-phosphate synthase, with amino-acid sequence MARILDTIESPADVKKLPLEDLPILAEEIREELITVLSKNGGHLGPNLGVVELTIAMHRVFETPKDHFVFDVSHQAYVHKLLTGRRSRFHTVRQPEGLNGFMLRTESEHDCFGAGHAGTALSAALGMAKARDMRGGDEHVVALAGDAAFTCGVSFEALNNIATTTKRMIVVLNDNEWSIDKNVGAIAHYLNKIVTNDNYSHLHDKAARFIEMIGGKGAVKIARRAEEAMKGFLLPSVIFEELGLIYYGPIDGHDIPTLINTFEFLKVQETPVIVHVLTQKGRGFEPAMQKQKAFHGTPAFDPETGETKSGGLPTFSQVFADTLAKLAETNQKLLAITAGMPNGTALDRFQPKFPDRYFDVGIAEEHAVLFAAGMATKGFKPVCAIYSTFLQRAYDMVIHDVCLQNLPVIFCMDRGGLSGDDGPTHHGIFDISYFRCVPNVVHMSPKDEDEFADMLFTATQHSGPIAIRYPRGTGTGVKIKEQPQLIPIGKAEVVKHGQQVAIMFYGRMSKMAEELAAQLEAKGYSAAIINARFAKPIDTGTLEFFGRSAGLIITLEDHVVAGGFGSAVLEEVSNLGLSVPVVRVGWPDEFIPHGKEDGLREAYGLSVAAALSKAEPWLKKIKPLKKAAAVA
- a CDS encoding NADH-quinone oxidoreductase subunit H, with protein sequence MIDGPTLVFILASALKCAVVVGIMLGMVAYSVVAERRFSAWFQDRIGPNRVGMLLGGVRIGKFTVPNWRLWGLGQPIVDGLKFILKEEITPGHVNKPYFFLAPVLAMVPALMTVAVVPFGSIIDLRPLAAWVAVSFKLPLDAATLNAFAIPAVIADLNVGILFVFAIVSISVYGIVLAGWSSNSKYSFLGGIRSSAQMISYEISMGLAVVPIFLVIGQLNLGKIVEYQAQHGWLALAVFAPRSHWGAETESLVLWPFLALSFIIFLIAAFAETNRLPFDLAECETELVGGYHTEYGAFKFALFFLGEYAAMLVTSAIMVTLFFGGWTLPFHPWLYDVSVAPWWFTPVHILVFLGKMFFFIFFFIWVRWTLPRFRYDQLMGLGWKFFIPVALANVLVTAGIVAWFQLR